One stretch of Anolis carolinensis isolate JA03-04 chromosome 3, rAnoCar3.1.pri, whole genome shotgun sequence DNA includes these proteins:
- the srgn gene encoding serglycin has protein sequence MLAKHNGRIFIALCVILFTGCTVQGSPVQRGRYMRVRCRPNARFANCIEEQGPVFDIPDGSANMILPPKADPELMKEFQDHPEAFQLSGDEYGSGNEGDPEFGSGTEYDMDDPSIPKFDVNQPDQKLTLKLTKEGLFLHENRL, from the exons ATGCTTGCCAAACATAACGGGAGGATTTTCATCGCTCTCTGTGTAATCCTCTTTACGGGATGCACAGTGCAAG GGAGTCCTGTCCAAAGGGGCCGTTACATGCGTGTGAGGTGCAGACCCAATGCCCGTTTTGCAAATTGCATTGAAGAACAAGGACCTGTTTTTGACATTCCTGATGGAAGTGCTAACATGATCCTTCCTCCCAAAGCTGATCCAGAACT AATGAAAGAATTTCAAGACCACCCTGAAGCTTTCCAACTTTCTGGAGATGAATATGGATCAGGAAATGAAGGAGATCCAGAGTTTGGGTCAGGCACTGAGTATGATATGGATGATCCCAGTATTCCTAAATTTGATGTGAACCAACCAGATCAGAAATTGACGCTTAAATTGACGAAGGAAGGTTTATTCCTGCATGAAAACAGACTGTGA